One Ricinus communis isolate WT05 ecotype wild-type chromosome 7, ASM1957865v1, whole genome shotgun sequence genomic region harbors:
- the LOC125370722 gene encoding glucose-6-phosphate 1-dehydrogenase, chloroplastic-like encodes MAIRINSCSSSSSSAFSAIYSASLEAIPARVCFSSWNSKNYSKIQQNRHFQIKASNVQPLNAASLRAGVCASSPAIEDVETPAKKLLETEKSKSADLSIIVVGASGELARNKIFPALFALFCGNRLPKNITIFGYARSTMTNEELRNLISTSLTCRIDNRYTLSSRLEKFFIEQVLTKSLYSTITKSLRDRVMGGL; translated from the exons ATGGCTATTCGTATAAATTCCtgttcttcttcctcctcgAGTGCCTTTTCTGCAATATATTCTGCTAGTCTTGAGGCAATTCCTGCAAGAGTTTGCTTCTCCTCCTGGAATTCTAAGAATTACTCAAAAATTCAACAAAACAGGCATTTTCAGATAAAAGCATCAAATGTTCAGCCATTAAATGCTGCATCTTTGCGAGCCG GTGTATGCGCAAGTTCTCCGGCCATAGAAGATGTCGAAACTCCAGCTAAAAAACTTTTAGAAACAGAAAAATCAAAGTCTGCTGATCTCAGTATTATTGTTGTTGGAGCATCAGGGGAGCTTGCCAGGAACAAGATCTTTCCAGCTCTGTTTGCTCTTTTCTGCGGAAATCGCCTACCTAAG AATATCACAATTTTCGGCTATGCAAGGAGTACAATGACCAATGAGGAGCTGAGGAACTTGATTAGCACGAGTTTGACTTGTAGAATAGACAATAGGTATACATTATCATCAAGACTAGAAAAGTTTTTTATTGAGCAAGTGTTAACCAAAAGCTTGTATTCCACTATAACAAAAAGTCTAAGAGATCGTGTCATGGGCGGACTCTAG
- the LOC125370544 gene encoding probable terpene synthase 12, with translation MAINLFKVSNFYTMRSYVSPHVPVPNVNLQSVSCSAKAELPHLRPVIKRRSANYPPTIWTYNFVQSLNNHNADVLYKEKARKLEEEVRRLINNESQEMLTTLELIDGIQRLGLAYLFEKDTKGALDRFVSMGGCHVLPRKSLHAIALSFRLLRQHGYEVYQDDFKDFMDQKGELLKCFKKDVQGILSFYEASFCNLEGEDLLEKAKTETKVYLNDLQRNSKSDTVESISHALELPLCRRMVMLEARWYIEAYNKREDSNYTLLELAKLNFNMAQSILQRDLKDMSRWWNNLGLANKLSFSRDRLMECFFWTIGMAFEPQFSSCRKGLTKVTSLITTIDDVYDVYGTLDELEVFTDAVERWDVNAVRDLPNCMQLSFLALYNTINEMAYETLKEQGEHIIPYLTKAWADLCKAFLQEARWSHSKCIPSFDDYVENGWRSASGNVILVHAYFLLGHNSKQALDSLLNYHDILRWPSVVFRLCNDLATSSDELNRGETANSISCYMFENRVSEEQAREQINKLIDKAWTKMNEYHIGATHFGEPFIEAAINVARIPQCIYRHGDDHGAPDSRSKERVWSLIIESISLVDS, from the exons ATGGCAATCAATCTCTTCAAAGTGTCCAATTTTTACACCATGAGATCTTATGTCTCTCCACATGTACCAGTTCCTAACGTTAACTTGCAATCAGTCAGTTGTTCAGCCAAGGCAGAGCTTCCTCATTTACGACCTGTAATTAAGAGACGCTCTGCCAATTACCCACCAACCATTTGGACTTACAATTTTGTGCAGTCCTTAAACAATCATAATGCA GATGTATTGTACAAAGAAAAGGCAAGGAAGCTAGAGGAGGAAGTAAGACGTTtgattaataatgaaagtCAGGAGATGTTAACAACACTTGAATTGATTGACGGCATCCAAAGGTTAGGTTTGGCTTACCTTTTTGAGAAGGACACAAAGGGAGCTCTTGACAGATTTGTTTCTATGGGAGGATGTCATGTACTACCCAGAAAATCTCTTCATGCTATTGCTCTTAGCTTCAGGCTCCTTAGGCAACATGGTTATGAGGTGTACCAAG ATGACTTTAAGGATTTTATGGATCAAAAGGGTGAACTTTTAAAATGCTTCAAGAAGGATGTGCAAGGAATATTGAGTTTCTATGAAGCTTCATTTTGTAACTTAGAAGGAGAAGATCTTTTGGAAAAGGCAAAGACAGAGACAAAAGTGTATCTAAATGATCTGCAGAGAAACTCCAAATCAGATACTGTAGAAAGTATTAGCCATGCGTTGGAGCTTCCCCTGTGTAGGAGAATGGTTATGTTGGAAGCACGATGGTATATTGAAGCATACAACAAAAGAGAGGATTCAAATTATACCCTGCTTGAACTTGCTAAGCTGAATTTTAACATGGCGCAATCTATACTCCAAAGAGACCTCAAAGACATGTCGAG ATGGTGGAACAATTTGGGTTTGGCAAACAAGCTGAGCTTCAGCAGAGACAGATTGATGGAATGCTTCTTCTGGACAATTGGAATGGCCTTTGAGCCTCAATTTAGTTCCTGCCGGAAAGGGCTAACAAAAGTCACTTCACTAATTACCACCATTGATGATGTGTACGATGTATATGGTACTCTTGATGAACTGGAGGTGTTTACAGATGCTGTTGAAAG aTGGGATGTCAATGCAGTGAGAGATCTACCAAACTGTATGCAATTATCATTTCTTGCTTTATATAACACTATCAATGAAATGGCTTATGAAACTCTCAAGGAACAAGGAGAACACATCATTCCTTACCTGACAAAAGCA TGGGCTGATTTATGCAAAGCATTCTTACAAGAAGCGAGGTGGAGCCACAGTAAATGCATACCGTCATTCGATGACTATGTCGAAAATGGGTGGCGATCTGCATCAGGAAATGTTATACTCGTCCATGCATATTTCTTACTAGGCCACAACTCAAAGCAGGCACTTGATTCTTTACTAAACTACCATGATATTTTGCGATGGCCATCTGTTGTTTTTCGACTTTGCAATGATTTGGCTACTTCATCG GATGAGTTAAATAGAGGAGAAACTGCAAATTCAATATCTTGCTACATGTTTGAAAATAGAGTTTCAGAGGAGCAAGCTCGTGAAcagataaataaattgatagaCAAAGCTTGGACAAAGATGAATGAATATCATATTGGAGCTACTCATTTTGGAGAACCTTTTATAGAAGCAGCAATTAATGTTGCTAGGATTCCCCAATGCATTTACCGGCATGGAGATGACCATGGAGCTCCTGATAGTAGATCAAAGGAAAGAGTTTGGTCATTGATAATTGAGTCCATTTCGCTTGTTGATAGCTGa